The following coding sequences lie in one Hyphobacterium sp. CCMP332 genomic window:
- a CDS encoding response regulator, with protein MAADLNKLSFLIVDDNAHMLKIVRTLLNGFGVTKVYEACAGQEALEVLRNEKIDIAILDFQMDGMDGLELIKYMRDEDRRENPFMPIVMLSAYAEKTRVLAARDAGATEFCAKPITATDLYRKIGAVIDRARPFVRTKVFFGPDRRRHDPDKYKGPERRSDDPAQPNTG; from the coding sequence ATGGCTGCAGATCTGAACAAGCTTTCCTTCCTGATTGTCGATGACAATGCGCATATGCTGAAGATCGTTCGCACTTTGCTGAATGGTTTCGGCGTTACAAAGGTCTATGAAGCGTGCGCGGGGCAGGAAGCGCTGGAAGTTTTGCGAAACGAGAAAATCGATATCGCGATTCTCGATTTCCAGATGGACGGCATGGACGGCTTGGAACTGATCAAATACATGCGCGACGAAGATCGCAGGGAAAATCCCTTCATGCCGATTGTCATGCTCTCCGCCTATGCTGAGAAAACCAGAGTGCTGGCCGCGCGCGATGCCGGCGCCACGGAATTTTGCGCCAAACCGATCACCGCCACCGACCTGTATCGCAAAATCGGAGCGGTTATTGACCGCGCCCGCCCCTTTGTCAGAACAAAAGTTTTCTTCGGTCCGGACCGTCGCCGGCATGACCCCGACAAGTATAAGGGACCGGAGCGCCGGTCTGATGACCCGGCGCAGCCCAATACCGGCTGA
- a CDS encoding PAS domain-containing sensor histidine kinase, whose translation MVWIVLSVILFTAMFGGVIGFKLYQESVSARSEAQESHSREAVYRADGAAAVLRETLTAVRVAISDSDAIAAEQFRAILEQRLDPVRSISAVREVIYLAPGENIPANLQSLAGAALASPSGVSSVVSNLDGIPEIAAAIPVRTRSGEVGAILVRLDPAALLPVADPSHVAILLGADGRALAMQPPRSDGLFAEPLSRRFGLSDGRVQQIARSGEALTDIRIGEREMVLAAAALPYEGLTIAVIGVPNINQGAWTRTRILYGLLFVAPVIFAIGLSAALSTQMNSLKSARLALGDSEKRFRLAIEGARCGVWDWDRNRDTVYLTDSFARIVGRNEAMMLSGSEFLALFSQHDRQRIAAAIRGSSKAGDIDIEAQASGLPVWFHLRGRPWGEMQDGLTDRLVGVAIDITERKGAQARVAAAENRLRAALESMSESFVLWDPRRRLVMWNRKFRDFFDFTENGLKPGMSYGDVEADAGLAIRSVQGGANSGEAYEMELKDGRWLHYSERATSDGGLVSVGADITDLKNQERALKDSEQRLRNTVEDVRKNQQRIAELANKYEQEKIRAEEANRSKSEFLANMSHELRTPLNAVNGFSEIMLREMFGPLGDNRYVDYVKDIHTSGQHLLSLINDILDMSKIEAGKMQLQKEPVSLSDIVEQSTRLVRARADEKSIRLLTELDDTLPDMTADPRAFKQVILNLLSNAVKFTPEEGRVTIRSFEYESRLAIQVADTGIGIPKEDLPRLGRPFEQIESQHSKSHQGTGLGLALSKSLVEMHGGEMKIDSELGEGTSVTIIVPFDGGESEDRLASDEQPRSFSQAKINAA comes from the coding sequence GTGGTCTGGATCGTGCTGTCCGTCATCCTGTTTACCGCCATGTTTGGCGGCGTCATCGGCTTCAAGCTTTATCAGGAAAGCGTCTCTGCAAGATCAGAGGCTCAGGAAAGCCATTCGCGCGAAGCGGTCTATCGCGCCGACGGGGCAGCGGCGGTCCTGCGTGAAACCCTGACGGCTGTCCGCGTCGCCATTTCAGATTCCGATGCCATCGCGGCGGAGCAGTTTCGCGCCATACTCGAACAGCGGCTGGATCCGGTCCGGTCTATCAGCGCGGTTCGGGAAGTGATCTATCTGGCGCCGGGTGAAAACATACCCGCCAACCTTCAATCGCTGGCCGGTGCGGCGCTTGCTTCGCCGTCCGGGGTTTCATCAGTGGTTTCAAATCTGGACGGGATTCCGGAAATTGCCGCCGCCATTCCCGTGCGCACCCGATCAGGTGAAGTCGGGGCCATTCTTGTTCGGCTGGATCCGGCGGCCTTGCTGCCGGTCGCTGACCCTTCGCATGTTGCGATCCTGTTGGGCGCTGATGGTCGCGCACTGGCCATGCAGCCCCCCCGCTCTGACGGCCTCTTTGCTGAACCACTGTCGAGGCGCTTCGGTTTGAGCGATGGCAGAGTTCAGCAGATTGCCCGATCGGGCGAAGCGTTGACAGATATCCGGATCGGCGAGCGGGAAATGGTGCTGGCGGCGGCGGCCTTGCCCTATGAAGGCCTGACCATCGCCGTCATCGGCGTACCCAATATCAATCAGGGCGCATGGACGCGGACGCGTATTTTATACGGGCTTCTTTTTGTCGCGCCGGTCATTTTCGCCATCGGATTGTCGGCCGCACTTTCCACACAGATGAATAGTCTCAAATCTGCCCGCCTGGCACTGGGCGATAGTGAAAAGCGGTTCCGCCTCGCCATCGAAGGGGCGCGCTGCGGCGTGTGGGACTGGGATCGAAATCGCGACACGGTCTATCTGACGGATTCCTTTGCGCGCATCGTCGGCCGGAATGAAGCCATGATGCTGTCCGGTTCGGAATTTCTGGCGCTCTTCAGTCAACATGACCGGCAACGGATTGCGGCGGCCATTCGCGGTTCCAGCAAGGCCGGGGATATTGATATCGAGGCCCAGGCCAGCGGCTTGCCGGTCTGGTTTCACTTGCGCGGACGCCCCTGGGGCGAGATGCAGGACGGCCTGACGGACCGTCTCGTCGGTGTGGCGATCGATATCACGGAACGCAAGGGCGCTCAGGCGCGTGTGGCCGCCGCTGAAAACCGCCTGCGCGCCGCACTGGAATCCATGTCGGAATCCTTTGTTCTATGGGATCCACGACGGCGTCTCGTGATGTGGAATCGGAAATTCCGTGATTTCTTCGACTTCACCGAAAACGGGCTGAAGCCGGGAATGTCCTATGGAGATGTGGAAGCCGATGCCGGCCTGGCCATCCGGTCTGTGCAGGGCGGAGCGAATTCCGGTGAAGCCTACGAGATGGAATTGAAGGACGGTCGCTGGCTTCACTATTCCGAGCGAGCCACCAGCGATGGCGGCCTGGTCAGCGTCGGTGCCGATATCACCGATCTCAAAAATCAGGAACGCGCCCTCAAGGATTCCGAACAGCGTCTGCGCAACACTGTCGAAGATGTCCGCAAGAACCAGCAACGCATTGCCGAACTCGCAAACAAGTATGAGCAGGAAAAAATCCGCGCCGAGGAAGCCAATCGGTCGAAGAGCGAATTCCTGGCCAATATGAGCCACGAACTGCGCACACCGCTCAACGCCGTCAACGGTTTCTCGGAAATCATGTTGCGTGAAATGTTCGGTCCGCTCGGCGACAATCGCTATGTCGATTACGTGAAGGACATCCACACATCCGGGCAGCATCTGTTGTCGCTGATCAACGACATTCTGGATATGTCCAAGATCGAGGCCGGCAAGATGCAGCTCCAGAAAGAGCCCGTCAGCCTGTCGGACATCGTCGAGCAGAGCACCCGTCTGGTCAGGGCACGCGCCGACGAGAAATCCATCCGTCTGCTGACGGAATTGGACGACACGCTCCCGGACATGACAGCCGATCCCCGCGCCTTCAAGCAGGTCATCCTCAACCTGTTGTCCAATGCGGTGAAATTCACCCCCGAAGAAGGCCGCGTCACGATCCGCAGCTTCGAGTATGAGAGCCGGCTAGCCATACAGGTCGCCGATACCGGTATCGGCATTCCAAAAGAAGATTTGCCACGTCTTGGCCGGCCATTCGAGCAGATAGAAAGTCAGCATTCCAAGAGCCATCAGGGCACGGGTCTGGGGCTCGCCCTCTCAAAATCTCTGGTCGAGATGCACGGCGGCGAAATGAAGATCGATAGCGAACTGGGCGAAGGCACGTCCGTCACGATCATCGTGCCATTCGATGGCGGAGAATCGGAAGACAGGCTGGCGTCCGATGAACAACCCCGGTCATTCAGCCAGGCCAAAATAAACGCCGCCTGA
- the dusA gene encoding tRNA dihydrouridine(20/20a) synthase DusA codes for MTTFAKPDRRFCVAPMMDWTDRHCRAFHRVLTRHALLYTEMATSAAVTHGDVDRLIGFDAAEQPVALQLGGSDPGELAQASRIGADLGYCEINLNVGCPSDRVQSGKFGACLMREPELVADCLSAMQDAVSVPVTLKCRIGVDDQDPAAALPDLLELVRSRGIFTAIIHARKAWLKGLSPKENRSVPPLDYALVYQMKTAFRDMEIILNGGLETLQSGLEAQQNLDGIMLGRAAYHTPWEMSGVDPLIYGAERRFSAPDEAVLAYLPYIENQLAKGVRLHAMTRHMLGLFHGRPGARQWRRTLSENAVKDGAGLDVVMAALSATSPALATA; via the coding sequence ATGACGACGTTTGCGAAACCCGATCGCCGCTTTTGCGTGGCACCGATGATGGACTGGACCGACCGGCATTGCCGGGCCTTCCACCGCGTCCTGACACGTCACGCCTTGCTTTATACCGAAATGGCGACCAGCGCTGCGGTAACGCATGGTGATGTTGATCGTCTGATCGGCTTTGACGCGGCGGAGCAACCGGTGGCGCTTCAGCTTGGCGGATCCGATCCGGGCGAGCTCGCACAGGCGTCGCGGATTGGTGCGGATCTGGGTTATTGCGAAATCAACCTGAATGTCGGCTGTCCATCAGATCGTGTGCAATCGGGCAAATTTGGTGCCTGTCTGATGCGCGAGCCGGAGCTCGTCGCGGATTGCCTTTCGGCGATGCAGGATGCGGTCAGCGTTCCGGTGACGCTTAAGTGCCGGATCGGCGTCGACGATCAGGACCCTGCTGCTGCGTTGCCGGACTTGCTGGAGCTTGTCCGGTCACGCGGTATCTTCACGGCGATCATCCATGCCCGAAAGGCATGGCTCAAAGGGCTGAGTCCGAAGGAAAACCGGAGCGTTCCGCCGCTTGATTACGCGCTCGTCTATCAAATGAAAACCGCCTTTCGGGATATGGAAATCATTCTCAATGGCGGGCTGGAGACGCTGCAATCGGGACTCGAGGCACAGCAAAATCTGGACGGCATCATGCTGGGCAGGGCCGCCTATCATACGCCCTGGGAGATGTCCGGTGTCGACCCGCTGATTTATGGTGCCGAACGTCGCTTCAGTGCGCCAGATGAAGCCGTTCTGGCCTATCTGCCGTATATCGAAAATCAGCTGGCAAAGGGCGTGCGGTTGCACGCGATGACGCGTCACATGCTCGGCCTGTTTCACGGCCGCCCCGGCGCACGTCAATGGCGGCGCACACTGTCCGAGAACGCCGTGAAGGACGGGGCGGGCCTTGATGTTGTGATGGCCGCGCTTTCTGCCACATCGCCTGCATTGGCGACCGCATGA